ATGGCCCTCTGTGATCTTCGTCGCACATTTTAATATTGATTCGTAATTTCTGCtaagcaagcaagcaagaATGTAGTAGCACACGGTTGTATTCCATCGTTACATTTGCTATGCCTTGTTTTTTCAAAACTCGGCGTTGCCGGGATACCGGGGAAAGGCAATTGCCTCTCGAATGTTTTCGATGCCACACACGTAGGTCACCAACCGTTCGAATCCGAGACCGTACCCGGCGTGCGGGACGGATCCAAACCGGCGCAAATCCAGGTACCACCAGTAGTCTTCCTTATCAAGCCCAACGTCGGCAATTTTCTGCTCCAGTACATCCAACCGTTCCTCACGTTGACTCCCACCGATCAGTTCTCCGACGCCGGGAACAAGCAAGTCCATGGCATTGACCGTTTCCCCGCCGTCCTCTTCATTATCACGCATGTAGAAGGCTTTGATGGCCTTGGGATAGTTGTACACAAACACGGCACTTTCAAACTTGGTTTCCGCCAACCATCGTTCATGCTCCGTCGCCAAGTCGGTACCAAAGGATACGTCTGGAAATTGCCACTTGCTGGGATCCTTGTTGATCTCTTCCTGCAAAAACTCGATCGCTTCCCGGTAAGAAACGCGAACAAATGGTTTCTGCACGAGTTTTTCCAGTCTCGTCATTAGGGCCTTGTCGTAGAACTTTTGAAAGAACTCCAAATCTTCCCCACAGGAGTCCAACACGTGCTGTACTACGTACTTCAGCATATTTTCGGCGTTGTTCATGGCGGAAGTCAAATCAGCAAAGGCCATTTCCGGTTCGACCATGTGAAATTCGGCCAAATGGCGACTCGTTTGGGAATTTTCGGCTCGAAACGTCGGACCAAACGTGTAAATATCACCCAACGCGCAGGCGTGTGTTTCACCCCCCAGCTGACCCGAGACAGTCAAGTATGCCGGTTTACCGAAAAAGTCCTCACTGTAATCGACTCGATCCTGCTCTTTGCCGTTCTCGTTCTTGGCTTTGGGCAAGGTCGAGACGCTGTCGAGATTGAGCGTCGTGACGCGGAACAGTTCGCCGGCTCCTTCACAATCCGAAGCTGTCACGAGAGGCGTCTGCACGTACACGAACCCTTGCGTTTGAAAAAAAGCGTGAATCGCGCCGGCCAAATGCGATCGTACTCGAGCTACCGCAGCAATGGTATTTGTTCGGGGCCGCAAATGCGCAATCGATCGCAAATATTCCAGAGTGTGACGTTTCTTGGCGAGCGGGTAAGTTTCGGCCGGACAGGCTCCCACGACACGCAGGACTGTAGCGGCCAATTCGACCGCTTGCTTCCCGCCTTGACTAGCCACCAATGGGCCGGTGAGTTCCACCGCACATCCGGTCGTGACCTTATCGAGTTCCGCCTTGGTCGCTTCGTCGACTTTATCAAAAACAATCACGCACTGAATGCCGGAAAGGTTACTGCCGTCGTTGACTTCCACAAAGGCGAGAGTCTTTTGCTTCCGCACGGTCCGGACCCAGCCTTTGATGGAAACAGGGCCATCCATAGGCTCCAGGGCGTCAATAGTTTTTACGCGGCGTGGTAAGGATCCGATACTGTTGATGGTACTTTCCGTATCCGTATCTGTCGCGGAAAAGAGTCGCTGACTTGCTGGCCGGGTTTGACCTGCACCGCTCAATCTCGGAAAGCTGCTGCTTGCCATCACAGCGGCAGTCGTAGTCGGACAAGCCATTCGTCCGACAGTAGCAGGTTGAAAGGCTGCAGACATCGAAAACCGACGGCTCAACGAGAGCATCAACATGATGAAAGCTCCAGCAGGCACACCCAGGAATCTCGACATGTGTAGAGGTGACTTTCAAAAGAGAGACTTACCAAGGTTTCTAGGATTGTTGATCCTTTGATCCTTCAAAGATCCTCTTTCCAGTCCAGCCTACGCTTTTCCAACGGGTCTCTGGATGAGCTCGGCGGTGCTTCTTTCGtgctctcacagtcagccaagGGACGAAATCGCCAGgatgtggaagaagacaacgACCGATTTGCTCGGACGCCACGAGTTGCGTCTTACGTCAGTCCCGAAGATACGGGAATAAAAACTATCTGCTCGACAGCGTCGGCCTAGAGAGTGTGATCTGACTGACATGACTCACAGTTACACGCTTGTTGTGTCTTACAGATAAGACGCATTGTCGTTACAGGCAGCAGCAGTGCCCATTCCTTGTATTTCTCCTCAGTCTACCCGCGCTATCATGCAATTTGGCTTTGAAAACAATTTCTTATATCTgcgtctcacagtcagtcaattATCGAGCCTTACCGTAAATCAAGTATGGCGACGCACTGCTTAGAGCACATTCATCGAGGTAACTTCGCAACTCTGAACCTCGTCTTCCATCTCCAAAATCTTTTCGACAACATCATCGGAGGAGTTATTGACACCCATAACAAACGTGCACTGAATTTTCTTGATCCCGTAGGCGACATCCGCCAGATTACAGGATTCGCCCCATTTGAGACCGTCCTGCACAATCGTTTCCGTAATTTTCTTCCACAACACCATGAGATCCTGTTCCACGTCCCAGGGTTTGATTTCAATGGCCACAAGAGTACGCTGATTGGCTTCTTTCTTGGCCGTACGTTCTTctgcttcctttttgagaCGAGCCAACATATCGGCACGGGATTCTTTGggttcgtcgtcttcctcgtcgtcgtcaccaaatACGTCGAATTCGTCCTCGGCGtcggccttggcggcggcgggaGCCGCGGCAGCCGCCGGTGCCGGTGGACTCAAGTTCAGCCCACGCACGCCTTGCAAGGCCGCAACGTGAATGTACCAACGGTACGAATGCGGAAATTTGGCCGCGTCCGGAACGGACTCGAATTTCGCAAACATTTCCGAGTCGGCCGGGGAAAAGGACCAGCCTTCAATGTAGGACTTGGATCCCATGAATCCATTAAAGGCAGCAGCACCTTTGTCCGAAGAGACGTCAAActgaagaaaacaaaataAAGGGAATTGCGGTGAGAACAatccttccgaaacacatCTTGTGACCCGATTTGCCAGACAATGCTTGTTGCGCGTGTACCCGTTTGCAGATCCCGACATTGCCCTCTTTCTGGTTGTCACGCCCGCCGTAAACAGAACGACGAATAAAGAATCGTACCTTGGGGCCTCCCATGGTATAAAAAGGAGATTTGGTAGGGCGAACAGTAAGAGTGCGAGTAGGCAGTTGGGCAAGACAACAATGTTGTGGTTTGTGCGAACGAGACACCTCGAGAATGCCGGCGAGACAAAACCTGCGCGAGAGGCGCAACACCAGTCACAATCCGGCCGGGAAGATTCGCGGTCGGTACGGAGCCATTCAATTCCACGTATACGGTACTTGATTACGGAGCAATGGACAGACAATCTCACCTCAACCCTGGTAATCTCAAATTAAAGGGGGTAGCCGCCGACGAAAGTACGACACAATacaatcacagtcacagtcacagtcagcacaAACATAAATTGTTTGAGTCAATCCAAATGCTTTCATAATTAATCAAGAATATTTGGACATTTCACACGTCACGCCACTGACATTGGCATCGAAGCCGCCATGCAAAATCCAGAAGTGTGACCATGGCCCCGAGTTGGTAGTTGGAAGACCCCGCTCACGGCCTTAACGAGAGCCCCGGTAGCTCCATATGCTTGGAAAATGAAAGGAAGACCAAAGGTACCGACCAGGAACGCTTCTGGGTCCGCGGGTACCTCGACAGGCGGAAGCGGAACGCGTTCGAAGTACCTCCGCTATATTGGCGTGTTTATTCAGTGCTTTGTCTTTCTTGGAGGGGTGACTATAGGGATGGATTTGTACGTGCTATGGCCCAACGCTTCTCACGTACATCCACAACCAGCGACTTCAGCAAGCATACCTCAGAGTCACCTTTTGAGTCCCCACGCCGTACATCTTTCCAGTCTCCAACATGTTCTGGAAACCGAAACAAAGTCAGAATACCTTTCCAATTACCATTCCCACTCACTACACGACCAGAAGGGCCACGATCGTGTTCTTCAGATGCTACATAAAGCCAATGTAACCTTGGATGCAAAAACGATGGCGCAGCTGCCCACTTGGTCACAGATCGTGGCTCAGTACGGCCCCAACCCGGTCATTTTCGGGCTCGACACGTGCACACAGTTCCGCAATACGGTTCCGGAACTCCGTCGGATGTTGGGAGCCGCCGGTATGTTTTCGACCGGAACGAATCTCGTGACGTCGCTACTGAAGAGCAACTGCCAGATTCCCGCGCGTGTGGCGCATTTTGGCGTCAACGCGACGAAAGAAGCGCACGGGATGCGTTGGCAGGTTCCTTGGGGCAAACACACGCCGGCGTCCTATCGGCTCGCGCACGCgaccgaaaaggccaagggGATTGCGAAAGAAGACTTACTGCCAATTGTTACTATCCGGAATCCGTGGCGGTGGATGCAGAGTATGTGCAAGAATCCGTACTCTGCCCGTTGGCCACATCATCAAATCTGTCCCCATTTGCAAGATATTGTTGGAGATGATGCGAGTTGGATTCCGGTGACGGTCAAGTACGGCGCCGCCGAAGAATCGTACCAGAGTCTCGTGCACTTGTACAATGAATGGTATGCCCTTTATCGGGACGCCAGCTATCCGAGGTTAATCATACGGATGGAAGACTTGATTTTTCGGGCCGAAGAAACCGTGACAGCTGTATGCGAATGTGCGGGTGGACTAATTCGGCGCGATCAACCTTTTCAACAACCACTGGAATCGGCAAAAAATGACTCTCCTGGGCACGATACAAGCATTGGAATGGTGGAAGCATGGATAAAGTACAGTCAACCTCTGAGGCCAAATGCAGGTTTCACTAAAGAGGACTACAATGCGGGCAGCACAGCCATTGATCCGTTCTGGATGAGTTACTTTCAATACCAGAGTCCTCCTGTATAGCAACTGGAAGGATGTTTATTTACTACAGGGGAGTATGCAGTCCTCGTTGCCACTCTCTAGTACCATTATTCTATTGATTGGAGACTGAACATGTTCGCTGTTCTCTTCAGTTGTCGTGATGTAGCTCGAAGGCGTATGGAAAAAGCTCAAGTCTTCCTTATTCAAATTAAGTTTGTTGACATAAAACAAATTGCCTCACCTCTCTGTAAATGCGATATGTTAGCTTGCTCGAGTGCCAGTATCCAAAAATCCTGAATGTAAGGTCAGAGACACAACAAATATTCGTGTCATGCATGTCTGATCATTAGATTCTGCCATACCTCGTCTCTCGGCAAAGACATCAGCATGCGACACCTCTCTGCATACTGCGAAATTGCGAGAGCCTTCGGTCGTGTCTTGCAGTTAGTGGAGACCGTTCGAGTGGATTTAGGAGACACCCAGATCCGGAATAGGAGGAAGAGCAGTCGACGTCGCTGAAATTCGTCGACGCGTATTCGCCATGAGAGACTTCAGCGACATTTTTGGTTCTACGCAATCTTTAGTGTTTGCATGCTCGATCAATTTTGAATCAGCCAAGGGCGTATTCTTGCCCTTTTGTAGTGTCACGAATTGCTTCACCAGTAGGGCATTCCATTTCTTTAGCTGTGTCACGTTCACCGGTGGGTTCTTTTTGGATGTAAAGATGGGACTGTAGGGAGTGTTTGCTGTTACCGAAATTCCTCTTAGAGACATGGCCATCTGGTGCGAAATCCACGTCGCAGTGGCGCATTCTGCTCCCTCAATGCGAGTACAATGagttttcttttcaaaagaaGTATAGTATTCATTAGCATCCTTGGCGTCCAAGACCGCTAGTTTGTGCGCCCTTGAGAGAGCCCAGTTCGACATATGCGAGACCTGTTGCGCGATCCGTTGTGGATTCACTTCAAGGGCCCGGCGCTGTCTTGATTGTTCTTTTAGCACGGTTTGGCGATAAGCCGTGCGGTGGGAGTACATTTCGGTATTGAGCAAAGGTGATTTGTACGGTTCCAGTCCACGCAGACAGTAGTTGGGTTCCAACATTGAAATTTCTCCACCCACCGTGCGAAAAACACGGATAGTCTGGACGCGATCGTATAGAAAGTTGTCGTACTCCGAACGCTTGGAGAAATAAAAAAGGTGATACGTGAGGCGATTGCTTTTCGAGAGAAGCACCTAAAAGCAGGATATTCACCCTTCCCCAAGCAAACTTACCGTGTACCACAGACTCGATCTCACCGTAGATTTCTCTTCCCTAGGCATACGTTCTTCGTAGATTGGGAATCCGTGCTCTTCGTTCCGACAAGGAGAGAAACGAACTTTCTTCTCTCTTCGCTTTTGCCGCTTTGGGCTTTCATCGCTAGGATGAGGCGACGGTGAAACGGCACGTTTCCGGGCTGAAGCTTTACTGTTGCAAGGCGTGGCAACCATTTGCACTAACACAATATCAAACCGAAATGCCGAATATTCTTCACAATCTATGgcgaagaaaagcaaaggtTATTGCTATTCCAGTGGCGGTGTGGCGACATGAGCTGCTGGAGTAGTGAGACTCGAGTTCATTATAATCCAAAACTCGGGGGCATTGTGGCCATAGGTTTAGTGCGATGACCTATGTGGGGCAGGTCACTATGCAAGTTCGAGATATGAAACAGAAAAGGAACAAAATATCAAGTGCCCCGAGCCGGTTTTTGCAGAATCTACCCCAATTCACAAGGCTGATAGTTAAAATACAAGAAAACTTATGACGGGCTTCGGAGAGTCATTTACTGTTTGCTTTGATATTGaaaactaacagtaaattgtcATATTCTGTGAAAAGCAGTACCCTTATACAGGTATTACCTGAAAGGGGAGAGACATATACCGTTTTCTTCGCCAGCAGCTAATAGTCATGGCCCATGCAATCTCCCGTGACTCATGGGAGATTGCTTCTTCTCTTAAGCCAAGAATGCAGATTCATGACCACCATAACAACTACAATACAATTCAAAATGACCTGTAAAATCATACCCCGTGACGATTCGGGAATATTTCCTTATACAACATTTCAAAGGATCTATAAACATTTCCTCTATATCGACAAATTTGGCCTGGGCGATCACGAACGCGACACGACTCTCGCGACTCGTTCGATATCACTTCTAAACATCGAGACCCGATCGAGACAAGCAATGCAGGATTGATGATCCTGAGGCTTCGGGTCAGGTCCGGCAGATGATTGCCTTTTTTGCCCGATTGGAGCCCTCTGGCCAACATCCAAACCCATCAAACCGTAGAAGGGTGACGACATCAAaagaactcacagtcaacagtaTTCCATAGAGACGAACCTAAAGTCGGTCTTCCAGTCGCTCACGATTCCTTCATTTGCCAACGAACTATCACTCATTCAGTACCCTTTAGGGCCTATAAGCAAAACAGCCCGAAAGCGTAAATGTGATCTCAGGCTCAGCTAACTTTTACCCTCGGCCAGCTTGAAAGACATTCTGCACAGAAATAGGCTGCAATGCATATCTAATTCAATGCATACAGTATCTGGGTTAGATTCTAGACACTTTTATGAGAAGTCTTTCCTTTCTTTAGTCAACTGCAACCTCGGCCCGGGGTTGCGATCACCATTCTTCGCTCATGTTCGAAGAGCAAAAGTGTGCGGGTTTGTGATGCAATGGAAGAAAGACCCTTGCGAATTGGTTGCACGCCAAGCTACTGTGCCAGTCCGCATGCCTTCCATTCTCTCGGACACGGTGCATGCCATTTTTGTTTATACATGAGCCAGCTTATATTTACAAGTGTTTCCATAGATTTGTAAAATTTCgttattgacagtgaacatAGTTCTGATGAAACAGCAAGCGACATTCCTGACCAAAAGTTATATACCGTGATCGCGAAAGACGCTGATTAACCATACTTTCAATTCCTCAAATGAGGAATCAAGGCCTCGGAATAGCTGTCCAATAAGAGCGAATGGTACGCATGCTCAACATATTTCAGAATAAGTGTGAAAGGCTAAAATAAGCTTGCATATGGCCTCATTAAGTTGTTTGGTTGTTTGGAAACCTTGGGTTGATGGTGAAATCTTGGATACATAGCTATTGTTTAGAGATATTTTGTACTATGAAAGAGCGAGCTTTCGTTCCATTCTGAAACGTTCAAGGGCAAAGCTTTTAAGGCAGCTTTCAAGCGTTCCGTTCAAAGCACTAGCTCAAATTCTAGTATCATGAGAGTGCTGCCCCTCCTTCTGGTGGCTGGGCGTACTGGAAGAGCGTCATCAGGTGTGCACTCAGATGCTCCTGGGCGTAGCTCAAATCTTCATTGGTCAAACCGCTCAAGcgtttcttgttgcttcCGTACTTCACCATGGCGGAGATCATGTTGGAGCTAGCAATTATCGTACATACAGAATACCCAAAATTGTGTTACTGGATGTGTTGCGACATCAAATCACAAAGCACCATCTGCTGGAAGCTGCTGCTTACCTTCCTTTGTGAGCGGAACCCCATTTACCGGCATCGACGACGTACGAAAACGTATCTTGTTTGGGTATAGCTCCGGCACATGCACAAACAATCGAAAGTAGACTTTTCTGGTGAAAAATCAAATCTTCAAAGCGTATCAAAAGCCTGGGATACTCGGCCTGCAAATATTGTTGATACCAGTCGCTCCAAAAATGGGCCAACGACGGGTAATCGGCCGGCTTATTGGGGTAGTTGATACGCACCGGAATGGACT
This portion of the Phaeodactylum tricornutum CCAP 1055/1 chromosome 19, whole genome shotgun sequence genome encodes:
- a CDS encoding predicted protein produces the protein MSGSANGYTRNKHCLANRVTRCVSEGLFSPQFPLFCFLQFDVSSDKGAAAFNGFMGSKSYIEGWSFSPADSEMFAKFESVPDAAKFPHSYRWYIHVAALQGVRGLNLSPPAPAAAAAPAAAKADAEDEFDVFGDDDEEDDEPKESRADMLARLKKEAEERTAKKEANQRTLVAIEIKPWDVEQDLMVLWKKITETIVQDGLKWGESCNLADVAYGIKKIQCTFVMGVNNSSDDVVEKILEMEDEVQSCEVTSMNVL
- a CDS encoding predicted protein — its product is MVATPCNSKASARKRAVSPSPHPSDESPKRQKRREKKVRFSPCRNEEHGFPIYEERMPREEKSTVRSSLWYTVLLSKSNRLTYHLFYFSKRSEYDNFLYDRVQTIRVFRTVGGEISMLEPNYCLRGLEPYKSPLLNTEMYSHRTAYRQTVLKEQSRQRRALEVNPQRIAQQVSHMSNWALSRAHKLAVLDAKDANEYYTSFEKKTHCTRIEGAECATATWISHQMAMSLRGISVTANTPYSPIFTSKKNPPVNVTQLKKWNALLVKQFVTLQKGKNTPLADSKLIEHANTKDCVEPKMSLKSLMANTRRRISATSTALPPIPDLGVS
- a CDS encoding predicted protein; this translates as MKGRPKVPTRNASGSAGTSTGGSGTRSKYLRYIGVFIQCFVFLGGVTIGMDLYVLWPNASHVHPQPATSASIPQSHLLSPHAVHLSSLQHVLETETKSEYLSNYHSHSLHDQKGHDRVLQMLHKANVTLDAKTMAQLPTWSQIVAQYGPNPVIFGLDTCTQFRNTVPELRRMLGAAGMFSTGTNLVTSLLKSNCQIPARVAHFGVNATKEAHGMRWQVPWGKHTPASYRLAHATEKAKGIAKEDLLPIVTIRNPWRWMQSMCKNPYSARWPHHQICPHLQDIVGDDASWIPVTVKYGAAEESYQSLVHLYNEWYALYRDASYPRLIIRMEDLIFRAEETVTAVCECAGGLIRRDQPFQQPLESAKNDSPGHDTSIGMVEAWIKYSQPLRPNAGFTKEDYNAGSTAIDPFWMSYFQYQSPPV
- a CDS encoding predicted protein is translated as MDGPVSIKGWVRTVRKQKTLAFVEVNDGSNLSGIQCVIVFDKVDEATKAELDKVTTGCAVELTGPLVASQGGKQAVELAATVLRVVGACPAETYPLAKKRHTLEYLRSIAHLRPRTNTIAAVARVRSHLAGAIHAFFQTQGFVYVQTPLVTASDCEGAGELFRVTTLNLDSVSTLPKAKNENGKEQDRVDYSEDFFGKPAYLTVSGQLGGETHACALGDIYTFGPTFRAENSQTSRHLAEFHMVEPEMAFADLTSAMNNAENMLKYVVQHVLDSCGEDLEFFQKFYDKALMTRLEKLVQKPFVRVSYREAIEFLQEEINKDPSKWQFPDVSFGTDLATEHERWLAETKFESAVFVYNYPKAIKAFYMRDNEEDGGETVNAMDLLVPGVGELIGGSQREERLDVLEQKIADVGLDKEDYWWYLDLRRFGSVPHAGYGLGFERLVTYVCGIENIREAIAFPRYPGNAEF